One Lycium ferocissimum isolate CSIRO_LF1 unplaced genomic scaffold, AGI_CSIRO_Lferr_CH_V1 ctg6944, whole genome shotgun sequence genomic window, CTCTTGCTTCAGGTACAAACATGGATCATTAGTTAGTGCATTGCCGTTGCAAGCTAGTTGTGGTGGGCGGTACTGGATCTGTTGTAACAGTCAATATTGACAACAGATAAAGATGGGATGTTTAGCAGGAATTCAATAGAGAGAGAAGGAGCCAATTGTAAGATGTAGCTCCTTTGGCTCTGTTGTGGGAACTTTCAAGGGAGAGGATTAGGAGTCTTTGAAGGGGGGGAGACCAAATTATTATAGTTAAGTGCATGTTTTTCTTTCTGTTATGTTTTCgtgcaaaagagaagaaaagaaactcAAGTTGTACGCTTGGTTCACAAGGTTTTACCATTGCAGGGCGCATTTGCTGTTCTCCCATTATGCAGGTCCTCTTTTCAGGTTTTGTAATgggaagaattttttttttttgggggggggatGGTATGGTCGGTTTCAATCGAAATAAAGGATGTACCGTTGGCCTTCCTTTCTCTTGTCAGCAGGATCAGCCAATGTCCTCGTGTGTAAGGTCCTTCTTGTTAGTATAGATGATTGGATGTTGTTCCTAGAGAAACATATGTTTTGTGTAGGTTTTCAACTTTTCAGGTATACTAGGTTTTTTGCACAACAAAATAaagtattattttattaaattccCATCTTGTATGGTGTTGACAAGAACAataagttttctttttcttctattttcaaCATATGCATGTACTCGCCAAGTCTTCTCCATCTTCAGGTTTTCAAATGTAGCTCCTGTCTTTAGAAATGGTTCTCCCATCTTTATTCTGCTCCTCTACATCACCATCTGTTCTTTTGTCTTTTGAGAcaacttttgaatttttatgcAGCAAATGTTGCAAACttttgtatgaaaaatgtagtGTTGGGATGCCTTTTTGTACATTTGTGTTGTAGTTAAGTTTTCAATTATGTTATTAGTATTCAATTCCTAGTGATATCTTCCATGTCTTTGTTCATCTGTGTTTTGAAAAGGTTCTTCGTTAATCTGTGTTTTCTAATGCTTGTGCAAGTCTCTCTACTTTTTCTTTcctaatttaatttaataaataattttctctTATTAATTATTCTAGTGCTGCTTTTGACTGCAGATGGTGGAATATTTTAACAGAAAGGCTAATATTTCAGGCCAAGCCCCTCTTGGTAGCTTTAATGTAGCATTCAGTTTCACTGGTGCAAAGCATTTAGATGCTACTACTACAAAGACACTTTGTATGGATGGATATTTCATACCACTTGCTAGGCTTCAACTCATGAACTCACAGCTAGTATTACAGGAAAGTGTTAGAAGAGCTGTCCCACCATCATGGGACCCACCTGCATTAGCAAAGTTAGAATTTCTCACTACTTTTCTTTTGACAAGTTAAATTTGTTTATATAGTTGACATGTTTATAACTTTTGGTAGAACCTCTTATCATTCGTTAACAGGGGGTTACCTCTGTCTCTTACAGCTTCGTTGAAAATTTTGGGACTCACATAATTACATCTGTAACTATCGGTGGTAAAGATGTAATTTATGTTAAACAGTACCTTTCATCACCTCTGTCGACaatggaaataaaaaattttgttcATGATATTGGAAATCAGAGGTTCTCCAGCACAGAAAGCCTTACAAGTTCAGGTTTATTGAGATACAAGGATAAGGCTAGTTCCATTATTTTCCTTGGTTTCAAACTTTAAAAACTATTCTTTATTGTTTGTTATTTCTATTAAAATCGTTGTTTTAGACTGTTCCTTTCAAATAGATTGCTTGTAAATTTAATTGTGCAGTCTAGCGATCCGTCGATATTCAATAGCCGAGGGATATATCCGCAGCCCACTAATGCTCGATATATTGCTGGAAATGGGAAAGAGGTTTGTAacattccttttcttttcttctggGTTTTATTGCTTTATGAATACGTGCAAAGTTATGATGATCTTTTCTACTACTGAGGGTCATTCTCGAGAAAAATGTCATAGAACTAATGCTCATTTGAATGTCAAGAAGGAAGGACCCGTGTTCCTCTTAATAATTGctttttcatgtaatttttttgTCTTCTTATATTACCACTAAGACTATTAGATGTTGCTTCCAACTCCATTTATGTGATGGGTGTCATGTTCTCAGAGTCGGTAACAAGTTCTGAAATAATAATGTTCTATACAACTTCCAAAGTTTTAACAGTTCAAACTCatttaaaagtgttttttcaGTCAAAACCTACTTGTCAGAAATAATTTTAGTGTTTTCATCTTTCTGTTACCAAATTAATAAGTCAAATTAGTTCTTAATGTGTACTTCAGTCTGTTGATCGTGATGCAAAATCATCATTTGCGGTTTATTCCTGAATATTGTTTTTGTTCAAAAACTACCACATGTATACTGATATGCTGCTTTGACCAGCCAATTATCTGATCTATCACGATATTTCCTCTCCCTCTCTCCTGCTCTTTCTCTATGGATGAATTGCTGAGCCACATTTTGCTTTCAAGTTCCAACCCACTACACTTATTTAACATCTTTCAGTCATCATCCTGGTGTCATTCACACATAAAACACATACATCATATCGGCCAGCAATTTTTCACGACTGTGATGGTGAGAAAATCTTATTTACATACTTCACCTGTTGCCATATTGGAAGTAGCAGATTTGTTGGATTGAGACCTTTTACGTGACAAGTTGCATTGCtccattatttcatgatttggtcttccatttttgttGCACGGATTTCCTAAACTATAATTTTCTTCGCTGGGGAAGACCAGTAAATAAGTGTTAACTCCTAACGGGGTGCATCTTTCTTCCATTATTACATCAAAAAGTAATTTAAAGCTTTCAGGATATGCCAGGGTGGGAGGGAAGATTTATCCAAATTTGGAGGATGAAGTCATTTGATTGTCTATTGGGTCTTATTGGTGTTAAATTTCTTCACATTAGATTTATTGCTAATTTTGATATTGGACCTCAAGTTTCCTCTCTGTCAATGATTCGTGGATCTGTACGAGAAAGCTCTTCGTTTCTGACATTTCAGGTAGACACAACCAaactttcttttcaaatttttgctTGATTTCTTCACCATTGAAAATTCTCTTAGCCACAATTGTTTTCCCTAAACCCCCCATACCGTCTATGGGAATGGTGCACAGAACAACATCCGCTCTCATGTTCAAaatcttttcctttatttcagCAACATCGTTGTCTCTACCAACAACATCCGAAGCAACTACCATGGAATCTGTTTCTCTAATTTGTAGTATTTGTCGAGAAGGAACTATCAGCTATTGGAGACCGAGGTCATTGTCTAACTGATTGATAGCCCTCAACTCTTCAGTGATGTTGTTGATTTTTCGAGACATTTTGTACCTAAAAGCAGCATGATAAAAGAAGTTACGGACCTTTTCCATTAGCTATGTTTCGGATCTTCATAACTTCTACTTTGAGAGATTCATATCTGAATTCATCAAACACACATTCCGCATCTTCAGCAAATCTCTCAGGCATCTTGAGCCATTCTTGCACCGCCTGATCCTCAGCTTATCGTCTGTCAGCATCATGAATGAAAGCTTGGATTATGGTTACATTCTTTGTCAGCTTTCTAAGATTTTTCTTGCAGTTCCTTAAACTTGAACAGTAGCACCAATTACAGTATCGGCCATTGTTGCTTTGCAGTTTGCTCTCCTTCACTACAGTCTTCTCAAAGTTCTTGCAGACGTCTTCTTTAGCTGACCACTCAAAGGAAGACgataaagaaaaatgaatggtAAACTCCAATGAAACAAATATCTGTGAAACAATTTTTACTCAGTTTAACCAATGGAGTCAACACTTACTATTTTTGTTGGGTAATTCCTAGAAAATATTGTTTCGTAATTTTTCTAAGAAACAGTATtgtaactaatttttttttttaaaaccaaataaCTTATAGAACTTTCTTTT contains:
- the LOC132045532 gene encoding MACPF domain-containing protein CAD1-like; translated protein: MVEYFNRKANISGQAPLGSFNVAFSFTGAKHLDATTTKTLCMDGYFIPLARLQLMNSQLVLQESVRRAVPPSWDPPALANFVENFGTHIITSVTIGGKDVIYVKQYLSSPLSTMEIKNFVHDIGNQRFSSTESLTSSGLLRYKDKSSDPSIFNSRGIYPQPTNARYIAGNGKESVDRDAKSSFAVYS